A region from the Pseudodesulfovibrio sp. JC047 genome encodes:
- a CDS encoding methyl-accepting chemotaxis protein, translated as MSVNLKLFLGYALVLLLLLIVGGIGYYSMSGGMDGFISYRNLARHTNLAGRIQANMLMVRMNVKDFIITNSDADRQQYEKYHKSVQEFMRAAKTEIVEPKRAELVAQLARDLSAYNEGFTSLVEMQSERNTLVSNVLDVQGPFMEKTLTGILDTANRDKNTVVAFNAAVCSKHLMLARLYQAKFMVSNDVAHFNRVQSEGTKIDQYLGVLDKAVLNSDQRQALSMVHEAKASYFKTIAQVAEIIHERNTDIIAGTLDRIGPNIAENIENVKLSIKTEQDALGPMLQAANERAVLLIAFVAGFAILIGMTAAWLIARGITIPLNKALQLSTAVENGDLTTTINVDQKDEIGQLCHSMEAMGDKLREVFATVQDGSVQVATGSEELASAAGSLSDTANDQAAGIEEISSSMEEMANNIGQNTNNAQQTEDIARKAATDAQVSGEAVSEARNAMINIAEKISIVEEIARQTNLLALNAAIEAARAGEHGKGFAVVAAEVRKLAERSGTAAAEISELSTSSVSVAEKAGEMLEVLVPDIQKTADLVQEIASASIDQNENASQINEAVSMLDSNIQQTAAAAEELSSTSEQLSSHSMQLEEAMSFFKVGNSDMYSNTVTKTVTRQPSTQALPQSRNDASTHGSGVVLSMDGGDEFEKF; from the coding sequence ATGTCTGTCAATTTGAAACTTTTTTTGGGGTATGCTCTTGTCTTGTTGTTGCTGTTGATTGTGGGGGGCATCGGCTATTATTCCATGTCCGGTGGAATGGACGGATTCATTTCTTATCGTAATCTCGCTCGGCATACCAATTTGGCTGGAAGAATTCAGGCAAATATGTTGATGGTGCGAATGAACGTCAAAGATTTTATCATTACGAATAGTGACGCAGATCGGCAACAGTATGAAAAGTATCATAAAAGTGTTCAGGAATTCATGCGCGCGGCCAAGACGGAAATCGTCGAGCCGAAGCGTGCCGAATTGGTTGCCCAACTCGCACGGGATTTGAGTGCGTACAATGAAGGGTTCACGTCATTGGTCGAGATGCAGTCCGAACGAAATACACTTGTCTCCAATGTATTGGATGTTCAAGGACCATTTATGGAGAAAACCTTGACCGGCATTCTTGATACAGCCAATCGTGACAAGAACACGGTGGTTGCTTTTAATGCGGCCGTTTGCAGCAAGCATCTCATGCTGGCCCGGTTGTATCAGGCCAAATTTATGGTATCTAATGATGTGGCGCATTTTAATCGGGTACAGAGCGAAGGGACCAAAATCGATCAATACTTGGGTGTCCTTGACAAGGCCGTGCTCAATTCCGATCAGCGTCAAGCACTGAGCATGGTTCATGAAGCAAAAGCCTCGTATTTCAAGACGATTGCTCAGGTTGCTGAAATTATTCACGAGCGAAATACTGATATTATTGCCGGAACACTGGATCGTATAGGTCCGAACATTGCCGAAAATATTGAAAATGTGAAATTGTCTATCAAGACAGAACAGGACGCCCTTGGTCCCATGCTTCAGGCTGCGAACGAACGTGCCGTGTTGTTGATTGCTTTTGTGGCCGGATTTGCCATTCTTATTGGCATGACGGCGGCATGGTTGATTGCCCGAGGTATCACCATTCCGTTGAATAAAGCGTTGCAACTGAGTACCGCTGTCGAAAATGGCGATTTGACCACCACCATCAATGTGGATCAAAAGGATGAAATCGGGCAGCTCTGTCATTCCATGGAAGCCATGGGCGACAAGTTGCGTGAGGTCTTTGCCACGGTTCAGGATGGTTCGGTGCAAGTGGCGACAGGCAGTGAAGAGCTGGCTTCGGCAGCGGGAAGTCTGTCGGACACCGCCAACGATCAAGCTGCTGGGATTGAAGAAATCTCTTCATCCATGGAAGAAATGGCGAATAATATCGGTCAGAATACGAATAACGCACAACAGACCGAAGATATTGCCCGCAAGGCTGCGACTGATGCGCAGGTCAGTGGAGAGGCTGTCTCCGAGGCCCGGAATGCGATGATAAATATCGCTGAAAAGATTTCCATTGTTGAAGAGATTGCGCGTCAGACCAACCTGTTGGCATTGAACGCGGCCATTGAGGCGGCTCGGGCTGGAGAACATGGCAAAGGATTTGCCGTGGTCGCTGCTGAAGTGCGTAAATTGGCTGAGCGGAGTGGGACAGCCGCTGCCGAAATCAGTGAATTATCCACATCCAGTGTCTCTGTCGCAGAAAAAGCGGGCGAGATGCTCGAAGTGCTTGTGCCGGATATTCAGAAAACCGCAGATCTAGTTCAGGAAATAGCGTCGGCCAGTATTGATCAAAATGAGAATGCCAGTCAGATCAATGAGGCGGTGTCCATGCTGGATTCGAATATCCAACAGACTGCGGCCGCAGCAGAAGAGTTGTCTTCGACCAGCGAGCAGTTGAGCAGCCACAGTATGCAGCTGGAGGAGGCCATGAGCTTTTTCAAGGTCGGCAATTCAGATATGTATTCCAATACAGTGACCAAGACAGTTACACGTCAGCCTTCGACACAGGCTCTTCCACAATCCAGGAATGATGCATCGACGCATGGTTCCGGTGTGGTGCTGTCAATGGATGGTGGTGACGAGTTCGAAAAGTTCTAA
- the dksA gene encoding RNA polymerase-binding protein DksA, producing the protein MEAKDLQYFKDTLNGMLDEILRKSEETIEDMTESGEVYADPADRATAESDRAFTLRLRDRERKLIKKIQQAAIRIEEGEFGICQECGDDISIPRLKARPMTTLCINCKSKQEEDEAVRGD; encoded by the coding sequence ATGGAAGCGAAAGATCTGCAATACTTCAAAGATACCCTGAACGGTATGCTCGATGAAATTCTCAGGAAAAGTGAGGAAACCATCGAGGACATGACGGAATCTGGCGAAGTTTATGCCGACCCGGCAGACCGGGCAACCGCGGAATCGGACCGTGCATTCACTTTACGACTGCGTGACCGTGAACGGAAACTGATTAAGAAGATTCAACAGGCGGCCATCCGTATCGAGGAAGGCGAGTTCGGCATTTGCCAGGAGTGCGGTGACGACATATCGATTCCTCGGCTGAAGGCCAGACCCATGACCACGCTCTGCATCAATTGCAAAAGTAAACAGGAAGAAGACGAGGCTGTTCGCGGCGACTAG
- a CDS encoding NFACT RNA binding domain-containing protein yields MEANFFRFLGKELASALAGRRIDKVFGPAPGVWTFTIQNSGGPLYLIYRPAKSASHLFFSTTKPVNPQTAPAMAMWFRKRLRGRKILSVSTNWARLQLAVHLSPRNEDGAGNVLLIDCRTGMKLVDELDQDFDIQPEWPALEDVMNDPKIWREYPHLSPRLRKRLGSLAEEEAHALYFSVATGETDTFFLPRVSHKWMPPLVWTSSAHEETFASALDAAAAYGERTLFPLLETEEDKPQQTIRKRTMKKIRRNLARLDEEKVRLDTLAQEQIKAEALQAELYRFKQAEGLETVSVTHPVHGHMTVALNPFLSPTENMEHYFKLAGKAHRGYVHLKRRRKELLQQLHEAENGTMTIHPAILASQSTKQDGPSALPKRYRGLAVAIFRSSDGFTILRGKNKKANHDMLSKAASPFDYWFHLQDGPSSHVILKRDHPGQAVPETTLNEAAILCGLKSYRSNDGRADVMYALVKDVRKVKGFNLGQVAVDKKIGTLCVKLDPTLETALH; encoded by the coding sequence ATGGAAGCGAACTTTTTCCGTTTTCTCGGGAAAGAACTTGCGTCCGCACTGGCGGGACGTCGAATCGATAAAGTCTTCGGACCGGCCCCTGGAGTCTGGACATTCACAATCCAGAACTCCGGTGGGCCGTTATATCTGATTTATCGGCCCGCCAAATCGGCGAGTCATCTCTTTTTTTCGACCACCAAACCAGTCAATCCGCAGACAGCTCCGGCAATGGCCATGTGGTTTCGCAAACGCCTGCGTGGACGAAAAATCCTCTCCGTCAGCACCAATTGGGCCAGGCTGCAACTCGCCGTGCATCTCTCTCCACGCAACGAAGACGGAGCAGGAAATGTTCTGCTCATAGACTGTCGGACTGGCATGAAACTGGTCGACGAGCTGGATCAGGACTTCGACATTCAACCGGAATGGCCCGCGTTGGAAGACGTCATGAACGACCCCAAAATCTGGCGGGAATACCCACACCTTTCTCCCCGACTCCGCAAACGGCTCGGTTCTCTGGCCGAAGAAGAGGCTCACGCACTCTATTTTTCAGTGGCCACAGGCGAAACCGACACCTTTTTCCTTCCAAGGGTCAGCCACAAATGGATGCCCCCGCTGGTATGGACATCCTCGGCTCACGAAGAGACATTTGCTTCTGCTTTGGACGCTGCGGCCGCGTATGGAGAACGAACCCTGTTCCCCCTCCTGGAAACCGAAGAGGACAAACCACAGCAGACCATCCGTAAACGGACCATGAAAAAGATTCGGCGGAACCTCGCACGTCTGGATGAAGAAAAAGTTCGTCTCGACACGCTGGCGCAGGAACAGATCAAGGCCGAAGCCTTGCAAGCGGAACTCTACCGTTTCAAGCAGGCTGAAGGATTGGAGACAGTCTCTGTGACGCACCCGGTCCATGGGCACATGACCGTGGCCCTGAACCCGTTTCTTTCGCCAACAGAAAACATGGAACATTATTTCAAGTTGGCAGGGAAAGCGCACCGAGGCTATGTCCATCTGAAACGCCGTCGAAAAGAACTGCTCCAGCAACTCCACGAAGCGGAAAACGGCACCATGACCATCCACCCGGCCATCTTGGCCAGTCAATCCACAAAACAGGATGGTCCCAGTGCCCTGCCCAAACGATATCGCGGTCTGGCCGTTGCAATTTTTCGGTCTTCGGATGGCTTTACCATCCTGCGTGGCAAGAACAAGAAAGCCAACCACGACATGCTCAGCAAAGCAGCCAGCCCCTTTGACTACTGGTTTCACCTGCAGGACGGTCCCAGCTCCCATGTCATTCTGAAAAGAGATCACCCCGGACAGGCTGTCCCTGAAACAACGCTGAATGAAGCGGCCATTCTGTGCGGGCTGAAAAGCTATCGCTCCAACGATGGCAGGGCTGACGTCATGTACGCCTTGGTCAAGGACGTGCGAAAGGTCAAAGGCTTCAATCTCGGTCAAGTCGCCGTGGATAAAAAAATCGGCACCTTATGCGTCAAACTCGACCCGACGCTCGAAACCGCTCTTCACTAA
- a CDS encoding PAS domain-containing protein produces METIQFEKWDTYLVYEHELIERAMAVLKHNLEGLESGKYDATQLTRALDFLLEFGDKVHNKKEEDHLFPLMNQLGIPIEGGPIGVMLMEHEAERKLLARMILNVPNITNFTAERRQQFKQEGLDYLQIRAEHIWKENDVLYAMGRKIIQDDAATQLVEAFNAVDDAAYGYAAKGNYLSMVEEMESADTIRTRLVENLTTDQLHGILETLPFELTFVDAKDTVAYFNKLDKPKVFARTRSVVGRKVQKCHPEKSVDTVQKIVEGFKNKTHDKAEFWINMGDETIMIRYFPVFDDTGQYLGVCEVTQEVGWIRRLEGEQRLLDW; encoded by the coding sequence ATGGAGACGATCCAATTCGAGAAATGGGACACGTATCTCGTGTACGAACACGAACTGATTGAACGCGCCATGGCCGTTTTAAAACACAATTTGGAAGGATTGGAATCCGGGAAATACGACGCGACTCAACTGACTCGCGCGTTGGATTTTCTCCTGGAATTCGGCGACAAGGTTCACAACAAAAAAGAAGAAGATCACCTGTTTCCGCTTATGAACCAACTGGGAATCCCCATTGAAGGCGGACCAATCGGTGTCATGCTCATGGAACATGAAGCAGAACGAAAACTGCTCGCCCGCATGATACTCAATGTCCCAAACATAACAAATTTTACTGCGGAGAGACGGCAACAGTTCAAACAGGAAGGTTTGGACTACCTCCAAATAAGGGCGGAACACATCTGGAAAGAAAACGATGTGCTCTATGCCATGGGACGAAAGATCATCCAGGACGATGCTGCGACGCAATTGGTCGAAGCCTTCAATGCCGTGGATGACGCGGCGTATGGATATGCAGCCAAGGGCAACTATCTGTCCATGGTCGAAGAGATGGAAAGTGCCGACACGATCCGAACCCGACTGGTTGAAAATCTGACAACCGATCAGCTCCACGGCATATTGGAAACTCTCCCCTTTGAGCTGACCTTTGTGGATGCCAAAGACACCGTGGCCTACTTCAACAAGCTGGACAAACCCAAGGTCTTTGCAAGAACTCGGTCCGTCGTGGGTCGCAAGGTCCAGAAATGTCATCCTGAAAAATCCGTGGATACGGTCCAAAAAATCGTCGAGGGCTTCAAGAACAAGACACATGACAAGGCGGAATTCTGGATCAACATGGGCGATGAAACCATCATGATCCGATATTTTCCTGTTTTTGATGACACCGGTCAATATCTCGGTGTCTGTGAGGTCACGCAGGAAGTTGGCTGGATCAGACGGCTTGAGGGAGAACAGCGACTTCTTGACTGGTGA
- the mutY gene encoding A/G-specific adenine glycosylase, producing MIEVTFTSHLLDWYDAHKRDLPWRGQPEPYAVWVSEIMAQQTQIDRVIGYYDRWMKRFPDVVALAQAHEEDVLKLWEGLGYYSRARNMLKAAVVIFQGYGGVFPTEYADIHGLPGIGEYTAGAISSIAFGQKEPAVDANVLRVFARLLDMELPVRETKGRSRVTEQVQALLPSDRPGDFNQAVMELGALVCTKNPDCVHCPVQHHCKAHAVGTVLLRPVLPASKKARRINMATGVLIHDGQVLIQKRKPDDVWPGLWEFPGGGIEKGETPEQALVREYMEEVELKIEPVAKITTLVYTYTRYKVTMHCFSCRFVDKPREPVFNEAVEGGFVRPEALDKYAFPSGHRRLVEYMKTDRDFETLFADALKKS from the coding sequence ATGATCGAAGTTACGTTTACCTCTCATTTGCTCGACTGGTATGATGCCCATAAACGGGATTTGCCATGGCGTGGCCAGCCTGAACCGTATGCGGTTTGGGTCTCTGAAATAATGGCTCAACAGACCCAGATAGATCGGGTCATCGGGTACTATGATCGCTGGATGAAGCGGTTCCCCGATGTCGTTGCATTGGCACAGGCCCATGAAGAGGATGTGCTCAAACTCTGGGAAGGGTTAGGCTATTATTCCCGGGCGCGGAATATGTTGAAGGCCGCCGTCGTCATTTTCCAAGGATATGGGGGCGTTTTCCCTACTGAGTACGCTGATATTCACGGCCTGCCTGGCATTGGTGAATACACGGCTGGTGCTATTTCCAGTATCGCTTTTGGTCAGAAGGAGCCGGCTGTTGACGCGAATGTTCTGCGTGTTTTCGCTCGGTTGCTTGATATGGAATTGCCTGTTCGTGAGACGAAAGGTCGCTCGCGCGTCACTGAGCAGGTTCAGGCATTGCTGCCCAGTGATCGACCCGGAGATTTTAACCAGGCGGTCATGGAACTTGGTGCCTTGGTGTGTACGAAAAATCCGGATTGTGTCCACTGCCCGGTTCAGCACCATTGCAAGGCCCATGCGGTCGGGACTGTTTTGCTTCGTCCCGTATTGCCTGCGTCCAAAAAAGCCAGACGAATCAACATGGCGACCGGTGTTTTGATCCACGATGGACAGGTGCTCATCCAAAAGCGCAAGCCGGACGACGTCTGGCCCGGCCTGTGGGAATTCCCGGGTGGGGGGATCGAGAAGGGGGAGACTCCGGAGCAGGCCCTTGTTCGTGAGTACATGGAAGAAGTGGAATTAAAGATAGAGCCGGTGGCAAAGATCACGACCCTGGTTTATACCTATACGCGTTACAAGGTGACCATGCATTGTTTCTCATGTCGATTTGTCGATAAACCGCGAGAGCCGGTTTTTAATGAGGCGGTCGAAGGCGGATTTGTCCGTCCAGAGGCATTGGATAAATATGCCTTTCCCTCCGGGCACCGCCGTCTTGTGGAATATATGAAAACGGATCGGGACTTTGAAACATTGTTTGCCGATGCTTTGAAAAAGTCTTGA